The DNA region CCCGAGGACGTGACCGACGTTCCGGCCTTCTGGGGAGTGCGGACCAAGCGGTACAAGTACGTCGAGCTGGAGACGGGCGAGCGGGAGCTGTACGACCTGCGCGTTGATCCCTACGAGCTCGACAACCGCGCCGGCGACGCGGCGCTGGCCGATATCCGGGCCGACCTCGCGGCCCGGCTCGAGGTGCTGCGCCAGTAGTGAGCGTGCCCGGGCGACCGGCATCCGGCGGCCGGCCGGGCCGGCTGACCGGCCCGAGCGGCTCAAGCCGCTCCGTCGAGCGCCGATACCACTACAGAACCGCCTCATCCCCACGAAACGGCAACCCCGGAGAAATCCGAGAGACGCAACGCCACGGGCCTACAGGGCACACCGCCCCATGGCCGCCGGGCTACCGAAACGGGCTCCTTCGCCCTCAGTGGAGATCGACATATCCCAGGAGGGCAGCACATGTTCATTCGCGCGCACCGCCGGCCCCGCCAGGCCGGCCTCGGCCACCGCCCGCTCGCCGTAGCCGCCACCGCACTGGCGCTGGCGGCCGGGCTGTCCTCGTCGACGACGTCAGCGGGAGCCTCCGAGGATGGCCCTGTCGTCACCCCGCCGCCCGGCATAGCCAACGACTGCTCCGTCGACGTCACGGCCAAGATCAACTCCTGGATCAACAAGACGCCCGACGGGTCCACGCTGTCGTTCACGCCCGGCGCCTGCTACCGCATCGAGCGGACCGTGCTGGTCAAGAACCGCCATGGCCTGACCTTGGAGGGCAACGGCGCAATGTTTCGCGCCTTCACCGACGGCACCGGTTACGTCGACAACCTCCAGACCCGCAACCACTTCTACCTGTGGGGCGGCGGCGACCTCACGGTGCGCAACCTCAAGATCCAGGGCGTGAACACCGACCACCGCTACCACTCTGAATACGCCGGGCAGCGGGGGTTCCGCATCGCCGGCGTGCAGGGCGCCCTGCTCGACAACCTCACGATCTTCGAGGTGCGGGGCGATTTCATCGAGGTCGACCCCGACTACTACCAGACGTGGCGCTGGAGCAACGACGTCACGATCCAGAACTCGACGTTCACCTACGCCGGACGCCAGGGCTTCTCGATCACCGGTGGTCGCCACATCATCTTCCGCAACAACACGCTGTCGAATCCCGCCCTGTCGTCGTTCGACATCGAGCCCGACAGCGGCACCAGCATGGACGCCAAGGGCTATCCCACCTTCGGCGGTGCCTCCGACGTCCACATCGTGAACAACGACGTCGGCCCCGGAGGCATTCTCTTCTTCGGCAACGTCGTGCGCGACTCGGTGGTCACCAAGGACGTCGAGATCAGCGGCAACCGTCTCCACGGGATCCCCCTCAACGTGTGGGTCGTCGGCCACGAGAGCCGGCCCTACAAGCGCTACTCCGTCACCAACAACGTGAGCGACACGGCCCACGGCGGCCCCCGCAGCGCAGTGGAGCTGGAATACGTCGAGGGCGCGGTGGTGAGCGGGAACCGCCAGCCCTTCTACTTCGCCACCCCGTCCCCCGTCGTGGCCGTGCGGACGTGGAGCTCCTCCGACGTCGTCGTCAAGGACAACAAGTTCGGTGGGGCCAAGGTCGTGCTGGCCAAGGACAAGGCCCGTTTCGGGGCGGCCTGGAGGGGCGCGGCCGGGGGCACGCACGTCGCCTGCGGGAACCGCTACGGCAAGCCCGGCGAGCTCGACGTCGACGAGGCGTGCGCGTAGGAACCCGCGGAAGGGCCGGAGCGCACGATCCGCCCGTCAGCACAGCCAGGCGCTGAGGTCGCGGCCGAGCAGGTCCTGGAGCTCGAGGATGTCGCTGCGGTACAACTCGACCAGCTGATGCCGCACGTCCGCCGGGAAGTCCACGGGCCGGCGGTTGCGCCTGGCCAGGTAGCCGGCGACGCGCGCCTTGGCCCCGCTCGGCACCAGGGGTGACAGGGCCGGTCGCAGGCGGCCGCCGCCGCCGAGGAGACCGTGCAGCGCCTTGCTCTTCGGGACGTAGGAGACGTTGCGCTCGACCGATGTGTCGGCCACGAACGAATCGTCCACGCCGAGGAATCGGAACAGATCGGCCAGCACGGCGCCGGGATCGCGCCGGTAGTCGTCGTAGAGGACCACCCGCAGCTGCGCCGCCGGGAACGTCTCGTAGTACCGCGCCAGGTACCGCCCGTAGAAGCCGAGCCGCACATAGCGCCGCTCCCGCACGCCTGGCGGCGGCGCCTCGCCGTTCAGCTCGGCGGCGATGGCGTCGCCGAAGCCCAGGGGCTCGCGGCCGCGGGAGAGCTGCATCTGGTAGTTGGAGAAGGCCCGGTCGACCGGGTTGCGCAGGACGGCGAGGAGCCTGGCGTCAGGCACCAGGCGGCGGATGGCCGCAGGCGCCTCGGCGCTGCCGAGGTAGGCGGTGGACGCCTCACCGACGGCCCGCTCGGTGGTCACCTCGTCGAACAGGGCGGTGTAGGTGTCGAGGGTGAACGTCGAGCCGAGGGCGGCCTGCGATGCGGGGTCGTGGTCCTGGATGGCGAAGAACCCGGGCTCCTTCACCGGGCTCATGTACACCTGCGGGTGCTGGCCGAGGTAGGAGGCGAGCGAGGTGGTGCCCGCCTTGTTGGCGCCGAGCAGGAGGAAGTTGGGCAGGGTCATGGAGACCGTCGCCAGACCGTCGCAGGCCGCAGGGGCCACCCGGTCATGGCGATCGCGCCGGCCTTCGGGCGCTGATCTCGAGGCACAGGTCGGCCACGAACGGCGACCACTCCACGAAGTGGCGGCAGGGATCCTGGCCGGAGACGTCGCGCACGTCGACGAACCCCGCTTCGTCGAGGAGAGCGGACAGCACCGGAAAGGTGAACAGCACGGTGTGGTCGGGCCGCCCTTCGAGGTCGGCCGGGCCGCGGCAGTCGCGAGGATGGTGGCCATACCCGTAGGCCGCGCTCTGGGCGGCCCAGAAGGTGGCATCGTCGTCGGCCGATGCGAGCACGGCGCCGACGCTCTTGGCGTTGGGGGTGTGGATGGCCAGGACCCCGTCGTCGCACAGCACCCGGTGCCACTCCCGCAGGGTGGCCAGCAGGGCAGGCGGGGGGACGTGCTCGATCATGTGGACGGTGAGCAGCTCGTCGGCCCAGGCGTCGGGAACCGGGAGGTGCGCTCCCTTCACCAGCAGGTCGACGCCCGGTGCCTTGGGCGTGACGTCGACGTGGACGTAGCCGGGCGTGGGGCAGCCGCCGGAGCCGATCTCCAGCTTCCGTGCACCGGGCGGTGGAGGATCGAGCCGCAGCCGCCGGCGCAGCGGCTCCGGCATCGCCCGCAGCCACGGCGCCCCCTCGGGGCGGAACGACTGCTTGCGGGCCATCGACCCGGTGGTGCGGCCCACCACGACGGCGGCGCCGTGTGCCTTCGCCACCAGCCGCTTGCCGCCTGCCCGCATGGTGGTCGTCATACCAGTCCCTTCATGTTCAGCCACAGACCGGTGTCGATCGCGGGGACGAGGTGGGCCAGCCGGCGGGTGTCGTCGGCGTAGGCCTCGGCGAGGTCGCGACGGAGCCGGGCGGGAAGCTCGCCGGCACCGGGAGGCGACTCGTTCACCCGCCGGGCGAAGGCGGGCAGGGCCTCGGGCGGGTCGAGGCGGAGGAAGTCGAAGGTCCTGCGCAGCTCCTGCTCGGGATCCGCCGCGCACCGCTCGTACTGGAGCACCAGC from Acidimicrobiales bacterium includes:
- a CDS encoding right-handed parallel beta-helix repeat-containing protein; the protein is MFIRAHRRPRQAGLGHRPLAVAATALALAAGLSSSTTSAGASEDGPVVTPPPGIANDCSVDVTAKINSWINKTPDGSTLSFTPGACYRIERTVLVKNRHGLTLEGNGAMFRAFTDGTGYVDNLQTRNHFYLWGGGDLTVRNLKIQGVNTDHRYHSEYAGQRGFRIAGVQGALLDNLTIFEVRGDFIEVDPDYYQTWRWSNDVTIQNSTFTYAGRQGFSITGGRHIIFRNNTLSNPALSSFDIEPDSGTSMDAKGYPTFGGASDVHIVNNDVGPGGILFFGNVVRDSVVTKDVEISGNRLHGIPLNVWVVGHESRPYKRYSVTNNVSDTAHGGPRSAVELEYVEGAVVSGNRQPFYFATPSPVVAVRTWSSSDVVVKDNKFGGAKVVLAKDKARFGAAWRGAAGGTHVACGNRYGKPGELDVDEACA
- a CDS encoding sulfotransferase — protein: MTLPNFLLLGANKAGTTSLASYLGQHPQVYMSPVKEPGFFAIQDHDPASQAALGSTFTLDTYTALFDEVTTERAVGEASTAYLGSAEAPAAIRRLVPDARLLAVLRNPVDRAFSNYQMQLSRGREPLGFGDAIAAELNGEAPPPGVRERRYVRLGFYGRYLARYYETFPAAQLRVVLYDDYRRDPGAVLADLFRFLGVDDSFVADTSVERNVSYVPKSKALHGLLGGGGRLRPALSPLVPSGAKARVAGYLARRNRRPVDFPADVRHQLVELYRSDILELQDLLGRDLSAWLC
- a CDS encoding methyltransferase domain-containing protein, encoding MTTTMRAGGKRLVAKAHGAAVVVGRTTGSMARKQSFRPEGAPWLRAMPEPLRRRLRLDPPPPGARKLEIGSGGCPTPGYVHVDVTPKAPGVDLLVKGAHLPVPDAWADELLTVHMIEHVPPPALLATLREWHRVLCDDGVLAIHTPNAKSVGAVLASADDDATFWAAQSAAYGYGHHPRDCRGPADLEGRPDHTVLFTFPVLSALLDEAGFVDVRDVSGQDPCRHFVEWSPFVADLCLEISARRPARSP